In Camelus ferus isolate YT-003-E chromosome 21, BCGSAC_Cfer_1.0, whole genome shotgun sequence, the DNA window CAGTTCCCCCTCACGTCCCCACCTCGTTCAGGCTGCCTCACCCCAGGTGGGGATGCCAGCCAGGGACACAGACCCATGCGTGTGCCTGCGTGTGCATTTGCATGATGGGCTGGGGGGACTGTAATGGGCCTGGGATGGGAGAGGGCGAGCCCCGTCTGCCTAGCAGCCTGAGGCAGTCATGACATATTTGGGGTCCAAGCTAAGGAAGGTGGGCCTGGCTGTCACGCAGGGACCAGGACTAGCAGGGTCTTAGGGTCTTAGGGCATGGGTGTGTGGTGCTGACAGTGCTCCCTTGGCGGCAGGAAGCAGACAGAGCTAAAGTCAAGGTGGTAATTTTCAGGGCTGACTCTCCCACCCATGTACTTGGCTGAACAGCAGTGTCCCATGGGCTGGAGCTTGGCTTAGCTGTTCATGGAGTGGAACTTGAGACCCCTGAGGGGTTTGCAGAGTGCCTCTCACAGGCAGGTCTCGATCACCCTGCACCCACTCTGGAGGTGGATGACAGATGAGAACACCAGTCCTGCAGACGGAAGTTTCTAGAAGGCTCAGGCCACTCCTTTCTCATCTCCAGGCGTTGTCCCTGATCCAGGGACCAGGAATGAGCTGGACATAAGGCCACTGGGCTGTGCTTATGCTGAGGCACTCTGAGACCCCATCCCAGAGCCATGTGGGGCGGGCAGTGTCCACGGGCACAGTTGTCCCGGCTTGCCCTGTCTCGGCCCTAGGGCCAGCCGGCCTAGTCCTCCTTGGGCCTCTCCACGGTGAGAAGTGTGTCCACGATGGTGGGCTGCCGCTCAGGGTCGCCAAAGGGCTGTTTCTCACGGTTCTTCTCAGCCCTGGTGCGGGTCCAGGATGGGGAGCGCAGACAGCTGGCCCGAGGCAGCGGGTGTAGGCCTGGTGGGAACACGGGGTGGGGTCAGTGTGGCTTGGAGTCTCAGGTCACTCCTGCAGCTACTGGGTTGGGCATGTGTGTGCCTCCAACATGGGGTCTGGCCACATGTTGGGGTCCTCTGGGCACCAGCAATGCGTACCTGTGGGTCTGGGTGCAGTGTGGGCTGGGGATTATCTGATGCCCGCAGGAGGGTCCTGGTGCAGCCGAGGCCCAGCTCTCCAGCCTGCATGGGTtgtgagcagggagggaggaaggctctGGGCCCCCCACAGCCCCGGTGGCTCCTTTACCATTTCTGAGGCCCGTGAGTTCTGGGCCAAGGGCAGTGCTTCCTGGAATTGAGATGAGGAGCGGCCACCCACTTGGTACTCAGCCTACTTGTGATTAAATCCGTGTAGTGAATCTACCTTCAGTGGGACAGTGGCTGTGGCCTTTTGTTGGGGTTTCAAGAATGAAAGTGAGGAGGAGTCGAAAGTTCCTTACAGTTGGCATACAGGTGTGTAAAATGCAGAAACGGTGCATGAAGTGGCACTTTGTTGACAAATACTTAAACACacatgagaaataaagaaaattgttttccaaaatgagggTCTCCAGGGAGCGATGCTTGGTAGTCTTGGGCCCCAGGACCTCCCACAGTGCCCTCTAGGCCCAGCACCAGCCCCACCTGCAGGCGAGTCGCTGGTCAGGTTCTCGTCATCTGAGTCGGCAAAGACCTCGGCCAGCTCCTGGTCGGACATGTCGGTCAGCTCGGTGAGGTCCAGGAGGTCAAAGTGCACCTCCAGGGAGGAGACACTGCTCAGAGGCTCTGGGGACAAAGGGGCTTGTCAGCAGGGCGTTCTCCACCAAGGCTGCCCCATGAGGCCCAGGTGAAGCCCAGTGTGGGCCAGTGGCAGAGAGGGGGGCAGCAGACATGGCCCAGCTCTGTTCTTTGAGGCCCAGCGGAGCCCCTGAGAGTGGAGGAGTGTTTGGACAGGATGTGGACCCCGCCCCGTTCCCCAGCCTGTACTTACGTCGTCTCTCTGTGACCTGCAGGAGCCCTGGAGCAGGTGCTGGGACGCCCACCTCCTCAGCCACAGGCGAGTGGAGGCTGTTCCCTGTCCCAGGGACTGGGGTACCCAGGGCAGCCTGTGGCACCTCAATCTCCTTAACTATTTCTGCAACAAAGAAGGTGTTGGTTACCCCAAGGGCGCTGGggtctcccacccccacccccaggaggagACATGGGATTCCACCTGACCCTGACCCCCACCCAGGACACAGGTGGGAGGACTTGAGAACCTCCTCTGAGGCCCCGGGCAGTGGCCAGGGGTAGCCTTGGGCCAGAAAGCCAGGCAAGGGGTaggggcttctctgaggaggctGCCCTTCCCCGTTACAAAGGCTGACTTCCAGACCCTCTGCCCTGAGCACCTGAGCAGGAATGAAGGCAGACCACGTAGGTCTCATGGGGACACTTGCTGGTCCTGCCAGAGCCCCTAGTATCCCAATACTGTCACCTGTCTCGACTTTGGTCCAAACTAGGGTCCGGTGGTTGGTCATGTGTGTCCTTGGCCTTTGGTTCCCTTTAATCCACAATGGCTCCTGCTCACCTGTCTGTCCTATGTTGTGTTTGAATTCAAAAGAACACATTCTTGTAGCCAAAGAGTTACTGGATGGGTAGGtaccagcctctccccaccaacCCCCATCACGACGGGATGCTCGTCCAGGGTTTTACATGCGGTATTCCCCTGTAATTGctcatatttttgtgtttgttttcatgtgaTTGCTCGTTTCTTGTACTTTTCGTCGGGTGAGAGCTGCAGGCTCTTCAGGGATCTGCTTGGTGAGGACGTTGCCACTCAGAGTTGGGACCCCCACCCCATGGAGGCACCACCCTCACCCGTCTCCACACAGCGGGGGGTCCCAATCACCTGTCAGGCACGTGCCCTGGGGCAGCTGGACCCCTTGGCTCCCCTGTGTCCCCACTGTTGCTGCCCTCTCCTGAGACCCCTCCACACAGATATCCCACCTTCCCTCAGCGAGGGACCCCTCGATGAACAGGTGCTCAGTCAAGAGTGAGGAGTGCCCTTCTGGCCCCTGTAGCAGTGTGGTGGGCTGAGCCACCCCAGGGGTGAGACTGAGGGCTGGGTGTGGGCCAGCCACAAGAGCAGCTGCCAGGGGTCCTGGCTGGGGCGCCCAATGCTGACAGCTGCCTGTGAAGAGTGGGCCTGTGTGGTCAGTGGGCTGGACTCGGCTGCCGGGACGTGGGTCTGGAGGGTCCCCAGCTGAGTGGAAAGACGGTGACGTGGATTCTCAGGTGCAGAGCTGCCCTTGAGGTGGGCGTCTGccctgggaagtggggctgggggcggggcttcccagctctgcctggtgcGGTGTCATCACACAGGGCCTGGGGCCGGACGGGGCTCAGGGTCTGGTTTCCACCTTGCTGCTGCATTCGGAACTTGGCTTCTGAGCATCTTCAAAGGGTAGAGTTACACCCACCAGTGTCAGGGCCTACCCAGCCCGCGGTGGGCAAGGGCACCTTCCT includes these proteins:
- the DBNDD1 gene encoding dysbindin domain-containing protein 1 isoform X4, with the translated sequence MEPPEGASPGEIVKEIEVPQAALGTPVPGTGNSLHSPVAEEVGVPAPAPGLLQVTERRQPLSSVSSLEVHFDLLDLTELTDMSDQELAEVFADSDDENLTSDSPAGLHPLPRASCLRSPSWTRTRAEKNREKQPFGDPERQPTIVDTLLTVERPKED
- the DBNDD1 gene encoding dysbindin domain-containing protein 1 isoform X1 is translated as MEPPEGASPGGQTGEQEPLWIKGNQRPRTHMTNHRTLVWTKVETEIVKEIEVPQAALGTPVPGTGNSLHSPVAEEVGVPAPAPGLLQVTERRQPLSSVSSLEVHFDLLDLTELTDMSDQELAEVFADSDDENLTSDSPAGSTALGPELTGLRNGKGATGAVGGPEPSSLPAHNPCRLESWASAAPGPSCGHQIIPSPHCTQTHRPTPAASGQLSALPILDPHQG
- the DBNDD1 gene encoding dysbindin domain-containing protein 1 isoform X5, yielding MEPPEGASPGEIVKEIEVPQAALGTPVPGTGNSLHSPVAEEVGVPAPAPGLLQVTERRQPLSSVSSLEVHFDLLDLTELTDMSDQELAEVFADSDDENLTSDSPAGSTALGPELTGLRNGKGATGAVGGPEPSSLPAHNPCRLESWASAAPGPSCGHQIIPSPHCTQTHRPTPAASGQLSALPILDPHQG
- the DBNDD1 gene encoding dysbindin domain-containing protein 1 isoform X3, with translation MEPPEGASPGGQTEIVKEIEVPQAALGTPVPGTGNSLHSPVAEEVGVPAPAPGLLQVTERRQPLSSVSSLEVHFDLLDLTELTDMSDQELAEVFADSDDENLTSDSPAGSTALGPELTGLRNGKGATGAVGGPEPSSLPAHNPCRLESWASAAPGPSCGHQIIPSPHCTQTHRPTPAASGQLSALPILDPHQG
- the DBNDD1 gene encoding dysbindin domain-containing protein 1 isoform X6; this encodes MDASRRGCWMRARARAAESRPGVGGRHQVRAAAPMRCAGSWGRAAAAATGAPGLGDAAAATAPSRPYRPHGAPGGRQPWRCSEAKFRMQQQGGNQTLSPVRPQALCDDTAPGRAGKPRPQPHFPGQTPTSRAALHLRIHVTVFPLSWGPSRPTSRQPSPAH